The genomic region TGGGCGACACCGAGTCCGGCAAGACGAACGCGCTGCGCCTGATCGCCCGGGCGCTGATCGAGAACTACACCCCGGCCGAGGCCCGGGTCCTGGTGCTGGACTCCCGGCGCGGGCTGTTCGACAGCATCCCGGCCGAGTACCGGGTCGGGTACGCGGTCTCGGCCGCGGCCGCCGCCGAGGAGGGCGCCCGGGCCGCGGCCACCGTGCGGCCGCGGGTGCCGGGCTCGGAGATCACCCCGGAGCGCCTGCGCCGGCGGGACTGGTGGACCGGCGCCGACCTGTGGGTGCTGGCCGACGACTACGACCTGCTCTCGTCCGGCTCCAGCGGTCCGCTGCAGTCGCTGGTCGACCTGCTCCCCCAGGCCGCCGACATCGGGTTGCACGTCGTGCTGGCCCGGGCCGCGGCCGGGTCGTCCCGGTTGTCGATCGACCCGGTCGTCCGGCGGCTGCAGGAGGCGAACACGCCCGACCTCGCGCTGTCCTGCCCGCCCACCGAGTTGCCGCTGCTCAACGGCTCGCGCCCGCGTCAGCTGCCGCCTGGACGAGCGCTGCTGGTCAACCGGCGCGGTGGGACGCTCCTGCAGACCGCGATGGTGCCGGTGTCCGAGCCGCTGGTGGCCGTGTGAAGCGGGTCGTCGCCGCCCTGTTGGCCGGTTTCGTGCTGGTCGGCGCGTCGCCGGCGGCGGCCGAGTCGGGGGCGGGCGAGCTCCCGACGGTCACCGGCAGCGACTGCGTCCCGGACTCGCCGCGGACGGTGACCGACCTGCCCTGGGCCCAGCAGTGGCTGATGCCGTCGGCGGCCTGGACCCTCACCCGCGGGAAGGGCGTCACGGTCGCGGTGGTGGACGGCGGAGTCGGCTCGCCGGCCTCGCTCCGCCAGGGGGCGGTGAAGAACCCGGGGAAGGACTGCACCGGGCACGGGACGCTGCTGGCCAGCCTCGTCGCCGGCCGCAAGGCCGGGCTGGTCGCGTTCTCCGGCGTCGCTCCGGCGGCGACGATCCTCAGCGTCAAGGTCACGACGTCGTCGCCCGGTTCGGGGCCGCCGATGGCCACGCCGAGCACGCTGGCCGGCGCGATCCGGTCGGCGGTGTCCGGCGGCGCGAAGGTGGTGCTGCTGGGCGCGGTGTCGACCACGCCGTCGAAGACGCTGGCCGACGCGGTGAAGGCCGCCGTCCGCGCGAATGTGCTGATCGTGGCCGGGGTCGGGACGGTCTCGGGGTCGGGCTCGAAGCTCGCCGAGTCCTATCCGTCCGCCTACCCGGGCGTGGTCGGCGTCGCCGCGATGCAGATGACCGGCGAGGTCGCCAGCTTCTCGGCCTACAGCGACGACGTCGACGTGATGGCGCCGGGCGTCGGGGTGGTGGGCGCGGCGCCGAGCGGCTCCGGGCACTACGTCACCGACGGCACCGCGGTCGCGGCCGCGTTCGTGGCCGGCACCGCCGCGCTCGTCCGCTCGTACCGGCCCGATCTCGACGTCGCCGCCGTGACCGAGCGGCTCGAGCTCACCGCCGCTCCGTCGCCGGCCAAGGGTCGGCACGCCGCGATGGGCTTCGGCGTCGTCGACCCCGCGGCCGCCGTCGCCTACGAGCTGCCCCCGACCGCGGGGAAGACCGACGCCCCGGCTATGGTCGTCCGGGCGTCGGCGGACCGGCCGACGCTGCCCGACCGGGACGCCGACCTCATCGCGCTGGTGGTCGCGGTGGCCGGCCTCGGGGTCGCGGCGGTGGCCGGGTTCGTGGCCCTGATCGTCCGGCGCGGCCGGGCCCGGCGCTGGCGGGCGCCCTGATGGCGTATCGGTGGGTGCGGGCCACCAAGGGGTCGGTGCCGCCGAACGCGGCTCCGCACGGCCGCGAGTCCGACGGCAAGCCGCTGTGGGTGTGCCGCGCCGCGATCAACGGCGGCCTCTACCCGGGCAAGGTCCGGCCGGCCTTCGGCGCGGCCAACGTCGGGTGGAACTCCTCCGAGATCAAGGTCGCCGAGTACGAGGTCCTGGCGGATGCCGGACGCTGGACGACCGCGAGCGGCGGTGACATCCCGGACGACGCCGAGCCGTTCGGCCGGGAGGGCGACGGCGAGCGGCTGTACGTCGTGCGGGCGGTGCTCAACGGCGGGCAGCACCTCGGCTACCTCCGGCCCGGGCTGCGGGCCGCGCTGGTGCCGTGGGGTGGCCGCAACCTGGAGGTCCGGTCCTACCAGGTGCTCACCGTGGCGACCCGTAGGCCCGTCGCCGACGTCCTCCCGGCCGCCGTCTCCGGCGTCGACCTGCCCACGTTCACCCCGGCCCCGGGCGCCACCGTCAGCGAGAGGACACACCGACCGGCATGGTGACCCCGCTCTTGTGGCGGTACATGTCGGCGTCCGCGGCGGCCAGCATCGAGTCGACGTCCGGCGCCTCGAAGTCACCGGCCGTGGACACCCCGACGCTGGCCCCCACGGTCAGCAGTTCACCCTTCCACGGCACCGGGTCGGCCCCGAGGTTCTTCAGGCGCAGGCCGAGCGCCTCGGCCTCGGCCTGCGTCTCCAGGCATTCGACCAGCACCACGAACTCGTCGCCGCCGAGCCGGGCCGCGACGTCGCCGACCCGGAGCTCGGACTGGAGCCGGCTGGCCATCTCCATCAGCACCGCGTCGCCGGCCGCGTGCCCGTACCGGTCGTTGATCTGCTTGAACCCGTTGAGGTCGAGGTAGAACAGCACCGGCCCGTAGGCGCGCGACGGACCGGTCAGGGCCAGGTCCAGCACCGTCCGCAGCGACTGCCGGTTGGCCAGCCCGGTGAGCTGGTCGTGGTGCGCCTGGTGGGCCAGCGCCGCCCGGCTCGCCTCCTGCTCCCGCACGACGAACAGGAAGCGCACCAGCACCAGCGACGTCAGCATCACGATCGACACGCAGAGCGAGATCCGGCTGATCGTCGTCGTGAACGAGTTGAACCCGTCGAACAACGGCATCGCGGCCAGCGCGATGCCGAGGAAGAGCACCCGGGCCGGGTGCAGCCGCTGCGCCGACGGCGCGCGGGCCTCGGCCAGGCCGGCCGCGCCGGGGTGGAGCACCGCCCCGACGAACAGGCTGTTGGCCACCAGCAGGACGCCGTCCAGGCGGTCGGCCTGCACGGCCCGGGACAGCCCCTCGAACACCACCGGGAGCATCGAGATGAGCACGTCGCCGACCAGCGTCACGGTCAGCGCGCCGACCAGGTACACGGTCGGCCCGCTCTTCGGGCCGGGCGCCATGACCAGGATCAGGACGACCGCGAACAGCACCACGTCACCCAACGGGTAGATCGCGCCGAACAGCGACGCCAGCGTCAGCCGCTGGTCGACGGCCGCCGGCAGTATCAGGAACTGCCAGCACAGCCAGGCCATCACCGTCGACATGGCCAGCGCGTCGAGGATGGCCTCGCGCAACCGGCCGGACGTACGCAGCCGCACCAGGTGGATCAGCCCGACGGCCAGCAGCGGATAGCCCCCGATCCACAGCGCGTCGGACGGGCTGACGTCGCCGCGCGGCCCGAGCAGCAGCGTCAGCAGGTCGTAGAGCAGGTCGCCGACGAGCCAGATCGTGAGCGCGCCGACGATCAGCCCGTAGCCGGTCCGGGCCGGCCCCGGAATCGTCCGCAGCCGCGCCCAGCCCAGGCCGACGACGAGGCTGAACCCGACCAGGTAGGAGATGTGCCCGAACGCGCTGCCCGGCCGGAAGGCAGCGGGCAGTCCGCACGCAACGGCGACCGCCGGCGCGAGCCAGGCGGGCACACGTCTCATGCCTGGCTCATCGGCCCTGCGCCGGAAGAACTTACTGCGACCGGGCCAAACGCTCCCGAACCTCGTCGAAGTGGCGCCGGACGGCATCCTCGACGGCCGCGCCGTCGCCGGTGAGCAGCGCGTCGATGATCCGCTCGTGGCGCTGGGCCAGCGCGGCCGCGGTCTCCGAGCGCTCCCCGATCGACGGCTCGGCGTTCGCGTAGGCCCGCCAGAACACGCCGATCAGGTCCTTGGCCAGCGCATTACCGGCCGCTTCGCAGAGGATCTGGTGGAACCGGCGGTCGGCGTCGGCCGAGTCGGGCGCGCCCGCGGCCATCGTCGCCACGCAGGCGCGCAGCTCAGCGACCGTGTCGGGCGACGGGGTCACCCGCCGGGCCAGCCCCGCCTCCAGTAACTCCCGGACGTCGAGCAGGTCGGCCAGCGTGTCGACCGATCGGGCCCGGAACGTCAGCCAGGGGAGCAGGGCCTCCGCGCTGGCCGGCGCGACGAACGTCCCGTAGCCGTGGCGCACCTCGACGATGCCCTGGGCCTGCAGCGCCTTGATCGCCTCGCGCAGCGGACCGCGGCTGGTCTGCAGGTCGGCCGTGAGCTGGGCCTCGGTGGGCAGCGGGGCGCCCGGCGCAAGGTTTTGCTCGGTGATCAGGCCGACGATCGCGTCGGCCAGCTCGGCACTGCGGGAAGGACGCACCTGTTGCCCCCAAAGACGATGTGGTACCACTGTAGTACGTAGGACGTCCTACAATCTCCGGGAGACGGCGATGTCACCTACCAAGCTCAGCGAGTTAGACCCCGGGCAACGACGAGCATTCATCGCCGCCTGGTTCGGCTACCTGCTCGACGGCTTCGACTTCATACTGATCACGCTCGTCCTCACCGAGATCAGCCAGACGTTCGACCTGAGCCTCCCGGTGGCGGCCACGCTGGTCAGCGCCGCATTCGTGTCCCGCTGGTTCGGCGGGCTGGCCCTGGGCGCGCTCGGCGACCGGTTCGGCCGCAAGCCCGCGATGATCACGTCGATCCTGCTGTTCGCGGCGGGCAGCCTGCTCTGCGGCCTGTCCTGGGACTACTGGTCGCTGTTCGCGTTCCGGGCGATCGTCGGCCTCGGCATGGCCGGCGAGTACGGGTCGAGCACGACGTTCGTGATGGAGTCCTGGCCCCGGGCGCTACGCAACCGCGCGACCGGGTTCCTGCTCTCGGCCTATCCGCTGGGCGGGATCCTGGCCGCCCGCGCCTACGCGCTGATCGTTCCGCACACGTCGTGGCGCTGGCTGTTCGTGCTCGGCGCCGTCCCCGCGCTGTTCGCGCTCTACCTGCGGCGCAGCCTGCCCGAGGCGCACGAGTGGGAGCAGAACCGGCCCACCGAGAAGAGCAGTGCCGCGGTGCTGCTGGGCGGCCAGCGCACCCCGCTCACGCTGCTGGTCAGCGCGCTGATCGGCGTCTCGCTGGTGTTGCTGTTCAGCGGCCACGCCGGGCCGTTCTACCCGCTGCTGATCCTCGTCGTCATCGCCGGGTTCGTCACGTTCGCGGTGCAGCTGTCGGGCCGGCTGTGGCCGATGGCCGTCGGCCTGATGGCCGTCGTCTTCTGCGCGTTCCTGGCCTCCTGGCCGATCCAGTCGCTGCTGCCGACCTACCTCAAGACCGAGCTCCACTACGACGCCGGGCAGGTCGCCAACGCGCTGACCTGGGCCGGGCTGGGTTACGCGGTCGGCTCGATCGTCGCGGGCAGCCTCGGCGACCGGTTCGGCACCCGGACCACCTACTCGATCGGGCTGCTGATCGCCGCGGTGCTCGTCTTCCCGGCGTTCGCGCTGGACGGTGCCCACATCGTGTTCGTCTGGATCCTGCTGTTCGCGCTGCAGGCCACCGGGCAGGGCGCGTCCGGGCTGCTGCCGAAGTTCATCGGCGACCACTACCCGGTCCGCATCCGGGCCGCCGGGCTCGGTTTCACGTACAACGTCGGCGCGCTCGGCGGGGCGGTCGCTCCGCTGGCCGGCGCGCGGGTGGCCGACTCGCTGGGGCTCGGGCACGCGATGGCGCTGCTCGCCTGCGTCCTGGCCGTGGTGACCGCGGTTTTGGTCGCGTTCGACGTGCCCCGCCGCCTGGCCCGCCCGGCTCCGGAAGACTCCCCCGTTCTGGAGAAGGAGGCGGTATGAAGCTCTCCGGTGTCATCCCTCCGGTCTGCACCCCCCGCGGGGCCGACGGCGCGCTGGACCGCGCGTCCCTGTCCCGGCTCTGTCACCACCTGGTGGACGACGGGGTGAGCGGCCTGTTCGTCGGCGGCTCCTCCGGAGAAACCGCGTTGTTGGACGCGTCGACGCGGCTGGCCGCCCTCGATGTCGCGGTCGAGGCGGCGGCCGGCCGGGTGCCGGTGCTGTACGGGGTGATCGAGACCGGCACGGCCCGGGTGCTCGAGGCCGCCCGTCCGGCGGCGGCGCACGGGGCGGCGGCGATCGTCGCGACCGTGCCGTTCTACGTGGCTCCGCACCCGGCCGAGATCCTGGCCCACTTCGAGGCGCTGGCCGGCGGTGAGCTGCCGGTCGTGGCCTACGATATTCCCTCGGCCACGCACGTGCGGCTGGAGCCGGCCGTCTCGATCGCGCTGGCCCGGGAGGGGTACGCGATCGGGCTCAAGGATTCCAGCGGCGACCTGGCCGGTATGCGGTCCGTGGTGAACGCGGTCCGCGACCTGCCGTTCTCGGTGCTCACGGGCTCGGAGACGATGGCCGACATCGCGCTCGACCTGGGTGCGGACGGGATCGTGCCCGGCCTGGGCAACGTCGACCCGGCCGGGTACGTGCGGCTGTACTCCGCGGCCCGGGCCGGTGACCGGGTGGCGGCCGCCGCCGAGCAGGCCCGGTTGACGAAGCTGTTCGGCATCGTCGACGTCGCCGACCGCACCCGCATCGGGTTCACCGCGGGTGCGCTCGGCGCGTTCAAGGAGGCGCTCGCCTACCAGGGCTGGATCGACTCCCCGTCGATGTGGCCCCCGCTCGGCGCGCTGGACGACGTCGAGAAGAAGGCCGTCCGCGAGCTGGTGGCGCAGGCCTCAGGCCGCGGCGGCGGCCTCGGCTAGCTGCTCGGCGTCCGGGACCAGCTGCGGCGAGCTCAGCGCGATGACCAGGTTGACGCCGGCGAAGACGGCGGCCACCAGCAGACCGCGGTGGAAGCCCTCGACCAGCGCGTTCACCGGATCGCCGCCGCCCGCCACCAGGTCGGTGACCCGCGAGGTGGAGATCGTCGTGATGATCGCCAGCCCGAGCGCGCCGCCGACCTGGTAGCCGGCGGTCACCACGCCGGAGGCCGCACCCGCGTCGTCGTGCTGCACGTCCGCGACCGCGGCGATCTGCGCCGGGATGCTGACGAACATGATGCCGACGCCGAACAGCAGGAAACCGGGCAGCAGATCGGTCGCGTAGCTGCCGGTCGCCCCGGCCTGGGTGAGCAGCCACAGCCCGGCCACGCTCACCACCGCGCCGACGAGCATCACCGGCCGGGTGCCGATCCGGGCCACCAGCTGGGAGGCGCCGACCGCGGCCACGATCGCGGCCACACCCATCGGCAGGAACTCGAAGCCGGTCTCCAGCGCCGACAGGCCGCGCACCTGCTGCAGGAAGATCGCGGTCAGGAAGAACATGGCCAGGAACGCGGCGCCGTTCAGCGCGAGCACGGCGGTGGCGGTGCTCATGCCTCGGGAGCGGAACAGCCGCATCGGCACCAGCGGAGCCGCGCTCCGGCGCTCGACCACGACGAACGCGGCCAGCAGGACGACGGCCGCGACCAGCGAACCGATCACCTCACCGGAACTCCAGCCGAGCGGCTCGGCCCGGATGACGCCGAAGATCAGCGCCAGCACGCCGCCGGTGGCCAGCACGGCGCCGGCCGCGTCGAACGTGCGCGGGCCCTCGGTCTCGACCTTGCTCTCGCGGATGATGCCCGGCGTGACCGCGATCAGCACGGCCGCGATCGGCACGTTGACGAAGAAGACCCACTCCCAGCCGGCGCTGTCGACGAGCACGCCGCCGGCGATGACACCGAGCGTGCCGCCCAGGCCGGCCAGACCACCCCAGATGCCGAGCGCGATGTTGCGCTCGCGGCCGTGCGCGAACGTGACCGTGAGGATCGAGAGCGCGGCCGGGGAGAGCAGCGCGCCGCCCAGCCCCTGCACGGCCCGGACCGCGATCAGGACCTCCTGGGACTGCGCGAGCCCGCCGCCCAGCGACGCCACCGCGAACAGCGCCAGGCCGACGACGAACAGCCGCCGACGCCCGAGCAGGTCGGCTGCCCGGCCGCCGAGCAGCAGGAACCCGCCGAAGACCAGCGTGTAGGCGCTGATCACCCACTGCAGGTTGTCGGGGGTGAAAGCCAGGTCTTTCTGGATGTCGGGGAGCGCGACGTTAACGATCGTCACGTCCAGAACCACCATGAATTGAGCCAGGGCCAGCACCGCAAGGGTGGCCCACGGGCTGCGTCGCATGTCGTCTGCCTGTCTCTTGGATGTACGCAGTACATGTACGTCGTATAGGAACCGCTGACAGGCAAACATGTACGTCGTATAGTTGTCAACCATGGCGAGGAGACGCAGCGACGAACGGCTCAGCCGGGAACGGATCGTGGAGTGCGCGATCGCGCTGGCCGACGCCGAGGGCCTGGAGGCGGTCACGATCCGGCGGCTGGCTCAGGACCAGGGCGTCACGCCGATGGCCCTGTACTGGCACTTCAAAGACAAGGAGCTGTTGCTCGACGGCATCGCCGAGCGGCTGCTCTCCGACGTCGTGCTGCCGCCCGCCTCGGACGAACCCTGGCCCGAGCAGCTGCGCGCGGTGCTGTCGGCTCTCCTCGTCGTGCTCGACGCCCACCCGGCGGTCGCCAACCTCGTCGAGATGCGGGTGCTGCTCTCGGACCGGGGCATGGAGATCGCCGAGCACACGCTGGGCATCCTGCGCGGGGCCGGATTCGGCCCGGAGCAGGCGGCCCAGCTGTCCGGCCACGCGCTGCAGTCGATCATCTCGATGGTGACGCGCAAGCCCGGGCTGATGGTGGGCGAGGACCCGGCCCGGCGCGAGGAGCTGCTCCGCGAGAAGAAGGCCGCGTTCGCCGCGCTGTCGCCGGAGCGCTTCCCGAACGTGGTGGCCTCGGCCGACGCGTTCACGGTCTGCGGCGACGAACCCGCCTACTTCGAGCTCGGGCTCGACCTGTTCATCGCGGGCGTGCGGGGTGTCCGACCGGCAGCGTGATGGCCAGCCGGGTGCCGGCACCCGGGTGGCTCTCGAGCGTGGTGGTGCCGTGCAGGGCCCGGATCCGGGCGTCGATGCCGGCCAGCCCGCCGCCGGGCACGACCCGGGCCCCGCCCGGTCCGTCGTCGGCGACCGTGCCGTGCAGCCAGCCGTCGGCCTCGGTGACGTCGACCCGGACGTGCGCGCCCGGGGCGTACTTGGCGACGTTCGTCAGCCCCTCGCACAGCGCGAAGTACGTCGTCGCCTCGACCGCGGGCGGCTTGCGCCGGGCGTCCACGGTGAACCGGACGGCCAGGCCGAGGCGGGCGGCGACCTCGTCCAACGCCGGGCCCAGACCGTCGGTGCGCAGTACCGGAGGGCGCAGGCCGAGGGCCAGCGCCTCCAGGTCGCCGATCGTGGCGATCACCTCGTCCCGGCAGGAGGCGGCGGCCGACCGGGGCGGGTCCGGCAGGCCGGCGTCGGCCAGCCGGCCGAGGTGGTCGGCCAGCGCGGTCAGGCGCCGCTGCGCGCCGGCCCGCAGGTCGTTCGCCAGCCGCAGACGCTCCGCGGTCTCGCGCTCCCCCACCCGGGCCTGGGCGGCCAGGACCTGTTCGAGCTGGGCCGTGGCCACGGCCTGCAGTTGCGCGGTCAGCAGGGCCTGGCTGCCCGCCCGGAGCACCGCGTCGACCATCCCCGGACGCCGTCGCAGGCCGTCGTCGAGGTCGACCAGCGCCAGCGGCTGACGCTCGTCGGTGCGGGCCTCGACCCACCAGCGGCCGGTGTCGGTCCGTTCCGGCCGCACCCGGCCCGCGCGGTCGACGTAGCCCTGCTCGGCCGGGACCCAGAACAGCAGCTCGAGCCCCGGGTCGCGTAACGCGGTCGCCAGCGCGTCCCGCACCGTGACGACCGAGGTCGTCGCCGACGTCATCCGCACCACCCGGTGGGGCGCGTCGACCTCGCGCCAGCGTTCGCGCAGCGCTCCGGAGAGCAGCGCCAGCGGCACCGCGGTGGCGACGCCGGTCAGCACGACGTAGAACGACAGCAGCGCGTCGAGCTCGGTCCAGGCGTCGGAGTGGGTCGTGAGGACGCCGGCGATCACCCCGAAGATGCCGGTGACCAGCAGCACCGGGAGCACCGACGGCCGGTCGAGCGCGGACAGCCGGCGGGCCCGGCGGACCAGCAGCACGACGAACCAGGCGGCCAGCACCACCTGACCGGCGATGACGACCTGGATCGCCCGGTCGAACACCCAGCGCTCCGACGCGAGGTTCGGCCAGACCACGTCCGGGTGCAGGCCGTTCCACTCCGGACGCGAGACCAGCGCGACGACGAACTGCCCGCCCAGGAGCACGACCGCGGAGTACAGCACCCAGCCGCGCTCGGCCCGCCCGGTCAGGCGTCCGCCCGGGAACAGCAGGACGGCCGAGCCGGCCAGCAGGTAGAACGCGCCCTGGGCGTAGAACGAGAGCTGCGGCCAGAGGCCGCGGTTCCAGGAGACGGTCCAGGCCAGCGAGCCGCAGACCGCGGCGGCCAGCAGCAGGACGCCGACCCGGCGGCGGCCGTCGCCGGCGTCGACCAGCAGCCCGCCGGCCGCACCGAAACCCGCGCTGAGCGCGCAGGTGAGCGCGGCCGCGGCGAGGTGGGAGGACCAGTACGGCGCGCCGCAGACGAACGTGAGCAGGCCGACCACCAGCCCGAGGAACGCGGCTCGCCCGGCCTGGCCGGGGACGTTTCCGACGGCGCCCACGTCCAGATGTTACGGAGCGCCGGGCCGGCCCGTTGACCCCCGTCCAACGGTCAGTGGACGGGCGCGTGCTCCCCGTCGACCGGGGCGGTGCGCCGGACCAGCAGGGCCGCGGCCACCGCGACCAGCGAGACGATGCCGCCGGCGACGAACGCGGCCCGGACGCCGTCGGCGGTCGCGGACGCCTGGGACACGCCCCCGACCAGCTCGGACGCGGTCGTCCGGGACAGGACCGTGATGAACAGCGCGGTGCCGGCCGCGCCCGCGAGCTGCTGCAGCGTGCTGAGCACCGCGCTGCCGTGGCCGTACAGGTCGGTGGGCAGGCTGCCCAGCGCGGACGTCATCAGCGGCGTCACCATCAGCGCCAGCGCGGACATCAGCATGACGTGCAGCAGCACGACGACCGCGAGCGCGGTGGTGGGGCCGACGGTGGCCAGCAGCCACAGCGCGCCGCTGAGCACGACCGCGCCCGGGACGACGAGCGGCCGCGGCCCGAACCGGTCGAAGAGCCGCCCGACCAGCGGCGACAACGCGCCCATGGCCAGGCCGCCCGGCAGTACCAGCAGGCCGGCCGCCAGCGTGCTGACGTCCCGGACGGTCTGCAGGTAGATCGGCATCAGGATCAGGCCGCCGAACAGCGCCACGAACCCGGCCAGCGTGACGAACGTCGAGATCGTGAAGTCGCGGCGGGCGAAGACCCGCAGGTTCAGCAGCGGGCTGTCCTGCAGTGCGTACTGACGCCATCCGAACAGGCCGAGCGAGACCAGACCGACGACCACCGGGACCCACGGCGCGACCGGGGTGTGGCCGTCGCCCTCGCCCAGGCTGGAGAGCCCGTAGATCAGGCCGCCGAAGCCGACCGCGGACAGCAGCAGTGACAGCACGTCGAGGCGCGCGGGCTTCGGCGTCGTCACGTTGCGGACCTTCAACGCGCCCAGCACCAGGGTGAACACCGCGATCGGCAGCACGACGAGGAACAGCCACCGCCAGCTCATACGGGACAGGACCAGCCCGGACACGGTCGGCCCGACCGCCGGCGCGACCGAGATGACGATCGAGATCACGCCCATCACCCGGCCGCGGTGGCTCGGCGCGATGAGGTTCATCGCGGTCGTGATCAGCAGCGGCAGCATCACGCCGGTGCCCATCGCCTGGACGACCCGGCCGGCCAGCAGCACCGGGAAGCCGGGGGCGATCGCCGCGATCAGCG from Cryptosporangium phraense harbors:
- a CDS encoding MDR family MFS transporter, translated to MATTADITTTPDVGDQALSRSDRTLIALLLTSTFVVIFNETVMSLALPHLMRDLNISAATGQWVTTGFLLTMAVVIPATGFIMERFSVRQIYIAAMTLFSTGTLIAAIAPGFPVLLAGRVVQAMGTGVMLPLLITTAMNLIAPSHRGRVMGVISIVISVAPAVGPTVSGLVLSRMSWRWLFLVVLPIAVFTLVLGALKVRNVTTPKPARLDVLSLLLSAVGFGGLIYGLSSLGEGDGHTPVAPWVPVVVGLVSLGLFGWRQYALQDSPLLNLRVFARRDFTISTFVTLAGFVALFGGLILMPIYLQTVRDVSTLAAGLLVLPGGLAMGALSPLVGRLFDRFGPRPLVVPGAVVLSGALWLLATVGPTTALAVVVLLHVMLMSALALMVTPLMTSALGSLPTDLYGHGSAVLSTLQQLAGAAGTALFITVLSRTTASELVGGVSQASATADGVRAAFVAGGIVSLVAVAAALLVRRTAPVDGEHAPVH